A single Phaseolus vulgaris cultivar G19833 unplaced genomic scaffold, P. vulgaris v2.0 scaffold_51, whole genome shotgun sequence DNA region contains:
- the LOC137817416 gene encoding uncharacterized protein encodes MAEVFEMMRALQDNVAASRMEQERMQADLAASQSRNEELDRVNEELRKALQAQKERAAEERVVSSPSPPRTFPMLFSYEIMSAVVPPNLVGVKASFTGVEDPETHLTAFHTQMMLYGGSDAVYCKLFMSTLSGIALEWFVSLPDGHIISFQQFSKLFMEQYIVNRAPAVVSYDLFDVRQNQGECPRDYLSRFGAQVVRLPSKDEDMLVHAFKKGVLPGRFSESLIRNHPSTFAEIRRRAVTHIVAETEVSEKRGSAAPTKSRAGPNRSQQPMRVHEAKEGKKAQGKPRPYEPRKDLGGGRARESNGALNSLKQQRSVCHVTSTPPPGVDER; translated from the coding sequence atggcggaGGTCTTCGAGATGATGCGAGCGTTGCAAGATAATGTGGCAGCGTCAAGAAtggaacaagaaaggatgcaagcaGATTTAGCTGCATCACAGAGCAGAAACGAGGAGCTGGACAGAGTGAATGAAGAGTTGCGCAAGGCGCTGCAAGCGCAGAAGGAACGCGCAGCGGAGGAAAGAGTGGTGTCGTCGCCGTCTCCCCCTAGGACTTTCCCCATGCTTTTCTCATATGAGATTATGAGTGCAGTGGTGCCACCAAACTTGGTAGGGGTGAAAGCCTCGTTTACCGGggtggaggacccagagacgcatctgacggcgtttcacacccagatgatgctctaTGGGGGCTCAGATGCAGTGTAttgcaagctgttcatgagcaccctgagcgGGATTGctttggagtggttcgtgagcctaccaGATGGCCACATCATTTCGTTTCAGCAGTTCTCCAAGTTGTTCAtggagcagtacatcgtgaacaggGCACCCGCAGTGGTGTCGTATGATTTGTTTGACGTGAGACAAAACCAAGGTGAGTGCCCCAGGGATTACCTTAGTCGCTTTGGAGCTCAGGTAGTGAggctgcccagcaaagatgaagatatgctggtgcatgcgTTCAAGAAAGGGGTTCTGCCGGGCCGTTTCAGTGAATCTTTGATCAGAAATCACCCCAGCACCTTCGCGGAGATTAGGCGTCGTGCTGTGACGCACATCGtagcagaaacagaggtttctgagaagaggggaagcgcgGCCCCGACCAAGTCGCGCGCAGGACCGAATAGGTCTCAGCAGCcgatgagggtgcatgaggccaaagaagGGAAGAAGGCTCAGGGGAAGCCTCGCCCTTACGAGCCCAGGAAAGACCTGGGCGGGGGGCGCGCGAGGGAGAGCAACGGAGCCCTAAACAGCCTCAAGCAGCAAAGGAGTGTGTGCCATGTTACCTCGACACCACCGCCAGGTGTGGACGAGAGGTGA
- the LOC137817417 gene encoding uncharacterized protein — protein MTEGGGESSHRASGSSTEGITRVIQLTRQLLQNRELVKWSGSEVDLHLARQLVLSLEFSTQHSRIKKLEGKMGELINQKESLQSDYEALQSTNDMLRDMVEEAKRGRALQVQETIKTEMLTGDAVAALDAELVETTGRAIQLEAENAFLRQQIANLAEALAVNERRANDQGSKLKEAESTIATIVTEKVVLETDKAELEAEKTKLWEEAADTFAEGFDLALEQVKCVFPEADCSQFAIDFEVVDGQIVRP, from the coding sequence ATGaccgagggtggtggtgagagttCCCACCGAGCCTCGGGTTCCAGCACCGAGGGGATCACTAGGGTCATCCAGCTGACCAGGCAACTGCTCCAGAACCGCGAGCTGGTCAAATGGAGCGGGAGCGAGGTGGACCTTCACCTGGCCCGTCAACTGGTGCTCTCtctggagttctccacccagcataGCCGCATCAAGAAGTTGGAGGGAAAGATGGGCGAGCTGATAAACCAGAAAGAGTCGCTACAAAGCGACTACGAGGCCCTGCAGAGCACTAATGACATGCTGAGGGATATGGTGGAGGAAGCCAAGAGAGGGCGCGCCCTGCAAGTCCAAGAaaccatcaagacggagatgTTGACGGGGGACGCCGTCGCCGCTCTTGACGCCGAGCTGGTCGAGACCACAGGTAGGGCCATCCAGCTTGAAGCCGAGAATGCCTTCCTGCGCCAACAGATCGCAAATCTGGCGGAGGCTCTCGCAGTGAACGAGAGGCGTGCCAATGATCAAGGGTCCAAGCTTAAGGAAGCCGAGTCCACAATCGCCACCATTGTCACTGAGAAGGTCGTGCTCGAGACCGACAAGGCTGAGCTCGAGGCTGAGAAGACCAAGCTTTGGGAAGAGGCTGCTGACACCTTTGCCGAGGGATTTGACTTGGCCCTCGAGCAAGTTAAGTGCGTCTTCCCAGAGGCTGACTGCTCTCAATTCGCCATTGACTTCGAGGTGGTGGATGGCCAGATCGTTCGCCCTTGA